CGCACCCGTCCCACTTGCACCGCAGCCAAGATCAAAGTTTGATTAGCTTCAATTTGACTTAAAGGGACTAACTGGCGATCGCACACACTCAAATAATGCACCTTGAGCCCTTGCAACACTTCTAAGCCTAAATTTATGAGTTTCGCGCTATCGCGCTCTCCTCGTGCGATCGCCTTTTGTATGGTGTTTAAGGCTTGGGGAAGTTTGAGCGCGCTTACTCGCTCCTCAGAGCTTAAATACACATTGCGCGAACTTAGGGCTAAACCATCATGATCGCGCACGATGGGGCAGGGCATAATCTCTATATCTAAAAAGAGATCGGCGACCATGCGTTGGATGATGAGGAGTTGTTGGGCATCTTTTTGCCCAAAATACGCCCGTTTAGGGCGCACGAGATTAAAGAGTTTGAGCACCACCTGCAACACCCCATCAAAATGCTTAGGGCGCATATCTGCCTCAAAGCCTAACAGAGAGGCGGGAGGTTGGAGGGTGATTCTCTCTGGCACACCAAAGGGGTAAATTTGTGCGGAGTCTGGAGTAAAGAGCACATCTACGCCCAAACTCTCGCAAAGCTTTAAATCTGCTTGCAGAGTTCTAGGGTAGGCTTGGTAATCCTCATTGGGGCCAAACTGGGTCGGATTGACAAAGATAGACACCACCACCACATCATTTTGCGCTCTGGCTTGCTCAATCAAGCTAGCATGCCCGGGGTGCAGTGCGCCCATCGTAGGCACAAAGCCGATTTTTTGCCCCCAAAAGGAGGCAAGTTGGCTAGCCTTAGTGCATACTTGCATGCAAACCTCCTATTTGTTCTAAAATTTGGGCTACAAACTCTGCCGGTTTGGGGTGGTTGTAAATGGGACGGCCCACCACGATAAAATCCGCCCTCGCTTGTAAGGCGTCTTGAATGGTGCCCACACGCTTTTGATCTTGGCTATCTTGCAAATTGGGGCGAATGCCCGGGGTCAAGGTTAAAAAGTCTGCTTTGGTGGCTTGCTTGATGGCTAGACTCTCTAACACCGAGCAGACCACCCCATCTAGCCCGCTTTTAAAACAAAGTTGTGCCAAGTGCAGGGCTTGAGTCTGCAAGGGGGCGTGATAGACTTGCTCCACCTCTTGTGAGTCTAGGCTAGTTAGAATAGTAACCCCCATGAGCAAGGGCGCACGGCTCAAAGCGCGCATTTTTTCCACCACGCTTTTCAACGCGCTCTCTCCTGCGCTCGCGTGCAAGGTGATCATCTCTACACCCAATTTAGCGCATTCTAGCGCGGCTTCCTGCATGGTGTAGTTGATGTCATGCAATTTCAAATCTAGGAACACCTTAAAGCCCATGTTTTGGATTTCTTGCACGAATTGAGGACCTTCACGCACAAAACCCCTTAAACCTAATTTGATCCAAAGTTCTAAGCCCCGAAGTTGTGCTAATAAATCTAAACACGCCTTTTTTTCGCTCAAATCCAGCGCCAAACAGAGTTGCATACATATTTCCTTGTGGTTTTTTCAGCAAAAACTAATTACAATGCGCCATTATACAACTTAAGGATAAGAGTTTGTCAATCCCTAAATGCGTGCTGATTACCGGTCCTTGCGTGATTGAAGATATGCCCACCCTAGAATCTATCGCCCAAGCTTTAAAACCTCTAGCAGATGACCCGCGCATTGATTTTTACTTTAAAGCCAGTTTTGATAAGGCAAATCGTACCAGTTTAGAGAGTTATCGCGGTCCGGGTTTGCAAAAGGGCTTAGAGATGCTCGATCACATTAAGAGTAAATTTGGCTACAAACTCTTAACCGACATCCACGAGAGCACGCAGGCTGGGGCGGTGGCTGAGGTGGTGGATGTTTTGCAAATCCCAGCGTTTTTATGCCGTCAAACCGATTTGATTGTGGCAGCCGCTAAGACTAAACGCACCCTTAATATCAAAAAAGGGCAGTTTATGCACCCCAAAGACATGCAATATAGCGCGCTTAAGGCTTTGAACACCCGCGCCAAGCAAGCCTACAAAACCCCCAACTATGAAGCCTGTTTAGAACATGGGATTTATTTATGCGAGCGGGGGGCGAGTTTTGGGTATGGGAATTTGGTGGTGGATATGCGCTCTCTAGTTATCATGCGCGCTTTTGCGCCCGTGATCTTTGATGCCACTCATAGCGTGCAGATGCCCGGGGGCGCGCAGGGCAAGAGCGGAGGAGATAGCTCTTTTGTGCCTTGTTTGGCGCGCGCAAGCGCAGCCGTGGGCGTAGATGGCTTTTTTATGGAAACGCATTTGAGCCCAGAAAACGCCTTGAGCGATGGGCCTAATATGATCCCCACCGCACAATTAGCCCCCCTAGTGGAGGATTTACTGACCTTGCAAGCGTGCCTACAACATCACTAAAGGATTACAATGGCGGAATTTAAAAATATTGAGGGCAAGTTATGCCTTAAGGGGGAGGAAAAGGTCGCGATTTTGGCTTCGCGTTTTAACCATTTGGTGAGCGATCGCTTAGTAGAGGGTGCGCTAGATAATTTCAAACGGCATGGGGGCAATTTAGCGCATTTGAGCGTGGTCAGAGTCCCCGGGGCTTATGAACTGCCCTTTGTGTTGGACAGACTCTTGTGCTCTAAAAATTATGATGGAGTGTGTGTATTAGGAGCAGTGATTAGAGGAGCAACCCCACATTTTGACTATGTGAGCGCGGAGGCCACTAAGGGCATTGCCAACACCACCTTAAAATACGGCTTGCCCGTGAGTTTTGGACTGCTTACCACTGATAGCATCGAACAAGCCTTAGAGCGTGCGGGCACTAAGGCGGGCAATAAGGGCTTTGAGGCGATGCAAACCTTGATCGAATTGCTTAATCTCTACCCTCAAATTTAATGGCAACACGCAGTCAGGTTAGAGAGGCGGTGGTGAGCTTGCTGTATGCCTATGAAAGTGGGAACGAAGCCATGTTAAAGAGTGCGCCGGATTTTTTCACCCAAAAGAAAATCAAAAACGCCCAACAACGCTTCGCCCTAGACCTCTTGGAGGGCACGCTAGAACATTTACCATCTTTGGACAACGCGCTCACACCCCTTTTAAAAGACTGGGATTTGGCGCGCATAGGTTCTATGGAGCGTGCGATTTTGCGCTTAGGCGCGTATGAAATTTTGCACACCCCCACTAATCCGGTAGTAGTGATCAACGAGGCGATCGAACTCTCCAAAAACTATGGCGAAGACAACGCGCCCAAGCTCATCAACGCGATCTTGGACGCACTATGCAAACAAAAATCCCACTGAATTACAGCCAAAAGATCGGCACATATTGATATAATAAAGCATGCTAGAATGTGCCATTTACAAGGTGTAGCATGCGGCATTATCTGCGTATTATTATATTGTTGGCGTTTTCTAGCTTTTGCTTGGGGGTGGCAGAATTTATTGTCTCGGGGATTTTGACGCAACTTAGCGTGTATTATGGGGTGTCTGATAGCCAAGTGGGTAATCTAGCCACGCTTTATGCTTTAGGGGTGGTGGTGGGCGCACCCATTGTGAGCGTGCTCATCTCCTCTTTTAATTACAGAAACCAGCTCATTTTCACTCTTGGGCTTTTTTCTCTCTCTAATGCGATCATGTTTGTTAGTTCTAGCCTCTGGGTTGCGCTGGTGGCGCGCTTTATTGGGGGATTAATGCATGGGCTCTTTTTTGTGATCGCTACTATCATTAGTATCAAGGTTGCGCCCAAGTCCAAAACCACCATGGCGTTAAGCCTGATGGTCAGCGGGCTAACCATTGCGTTAGTTACGGGCGTGCCTATAGGCATTTTGGTCTCTAAGCATTATGGGCTCTTAGCCCCCTTTTTGTTGATTGCCTGTGTGAGCTTTTTAGTCGCCCTCTGCGCTCTATTTGTCATGCCTAAACTTGGTAGCAAACAAGCAAATTTTAAAAACCTATGGGTGGCTTTTGGTTTTGCGCCCGTGTGGCAGGGCTTTTTGGTAACCGCCTTTTCTTGTGGCTCGATGTTTGTGGTCTATATTTATTTGCGTGTGCTCCTAGAACAACATGGCTTTAGCCCAGTGAGCATTGCCAATGCGTATTTATTCTTTGGCATTGCCGCTATAGTAGGCAATCTCTTTGGGGGCAAATTAGCAGATTTAAGAGGCTTTTTTGCTTCTTTAAGCTTTTTGCTCACCATGCAGATTTTAGCCTTGAGCGCGATGAGTTTTAGCTACTACCTACCCAAGTGGGTTTTAATTGCCAATGTCATGGGCTTTGGCTTTTTTGGCTTTGCTTGCATCGCCCCGCTTAAAATGTTGTGCAACCATTTAGCCCGCATTTTTACCCCCCATACCCAAAATGACACCATCGCGCTCAATGAGGCTTCTTTTAATGTGGGGATCACCTTTGCCTCTTTAGCTGGTGGGTTGGTGGCGCATTTAAATGTCAATTTTAACGGGCTGTGCGCGGCTCTCTTTGCTTTAAGTGCCTTGAGTATCTTAAGTTTTGGCATTAAAAAGGCAAGTTTTCATGTAAAGTAGTTATACTTGAGTTAAAAACACAGGATCACCATGTTACAAGCCACCCAAGTTAGCATGCGCTACGCCACTAAAAAGCTCTTTGAAAATGTCAATCTCAAATTAGACGCACACAAACGCTACGGACTCATTGGGGCAAATGGCGCGGGCAAGAGCACCTTTTTAAAGATTTTAGCTGGGGAAATTGAACCCAGTAGCGGAGAGATTAGTATAGTTTCAGGGCTAAGATTGGGGGTTTTAGGTCAAGATCAATACGCCTTTGAAGAGTTTAGCCTCAAAGACGCGGTTTTAATGGGCAATAAGATTCTCTATGACGCGCTCAAGGAAAAAGAAAAGCTTTATGCAGAAGCGGATTTGAGCGATGACAAGGTCAATGCCCGTTTGGCTGAGCTAGAGATGATCTGCGTGCAAGAAGACCCGCTGTATGAGTGCGAGGTGGTGGTAGAAAAAATCTTAGAAGATTTGGGGATTCCAGCCAGTCGCCACAATGACTTAATGCAAAGCCTGCCTAGTAGCGATAAATTTAAAATTCTGCTCGCCCAAGTGCTTTTCCCTAAGCCTGATATTTTGCTACTAGATGAACCCACTAACAACCTAGATTTAAACGCCATTGCATGGCTAGAAGAAAACTTGAAACGCCATGAGGGCACAATGGTAATTATCAGCCACGATCGCCACTTTTTAAACGCTGTTTGCACGCATATTTTAGATTTGGATTTCAACACTCTGCGGGAATTTAGCGGAAATTATGATGATTGGTATATCGCTTCCACTTTGATCGCCAAACAAAAGGAAGCCGAGCGCAATAAAAAACTCAAGGAAAAAGAGGAGCTAGAACGCTTTATCGCGCGCTTTTCAGCCAATGCGAGCAAGGCGCGCCAAGCCACTAGCCGTCAAAAGCAATTAGAAAAGCTAGATATCCAAAGCATTGAGGTTTCTAGCAGGCGCGATCCTAGCATTGTCTTTAAGCCCCACCGCACCATTGGGAATGAAGCCCTAGAGTGTAGCCAGATTTCTAAGTCTTATGGGGATTTGGTGGTGTTAAACAAGGTTAGTCTTAAAATCGCGCCTAAGGATAAGATCGCCCTCATTGGACCTAATGGGGTAGGCAAGAGCACGCTGTGTAAAATCTTGGTCGAGGAGTTGGCTCCAGATAGTGGGAGTATCAAATGGGGCGCGACCACGCAGAGGGGCTATTTCCCCCAAGATGTGAGCGAGAGCATTCAAGGGGAGGAGAGTCTGTATCAATGGCTTTTTAACTTCAATAAAAAGATTGAGAGTGGCGAGGTGCGTAATGCTTTAGGGCGCATGCTCTTTAGCGGGGCGGAGCAAGAAAAGAGTGTGAGCGCGCTGAGTGGTGGGGAAAAACACCGCATGGTTTTATCTAAGATCATGCTAGAGCGGGGTAATTTCTTGGTGCTCGATGAGCCCACTAACCACCTAGACCTAGAGGCGATCATCGCTTTAGGCGAGGCGCTGTATAAATTTGAAGGCGCGGTGATTTGTGTCAGTCACGATCGCGAACTCATTAGCGCGTATGCCAATCGCATCATTGAGCTACTACCTACCAACAAGGGCGCAAAAGTGTTAGATTTTAAGGGCAGTTATGAGGAGTATTTAGACAGCAAGGGGGATTGACTAAGTCAAGTAAACCTGTTTTGGCGCAAGTATCGGGCGACACAAGGGTGATTAAGGGTAATTTATTTGGGGGATGCCCAATTTGGCTATACTCCTTTCTTATACTCTTTTTCTTTTGCAGGAGGTTTTTGTGAAGAGTGTGGCGTTAGTGATTTGCCCTTGGGTATTTTTTGTCTTGCAACGGCGTTTAAAAGACACGCTCATCGCTTTCTTGCCCATTTTGATGCTAAATATTTTTATCACAACCTATAGCGACATGGCTCTTTTGGCTTTTGCTATTGTGGCCACTCTGATCATT
This portion of the Helicobacter felis ATCC 49179 genome encodes:
- the panC gene encoding pantoate--beta-alanine ligase; translated protein: MQVCTKASQLASFWGQKIGFVPTMGALHPGHASLIEQARAQNDVVVVSIFVNPTQFGPNEDYQAYPRTLQADLKLCESLGVDVLFTPDSAQIYPFGVPERITLQPPASLLGFEADMRPKHFDGVLQVVLKLFNLVRPKRAYFGQKDAQQLLIIQRMVADLFLDIEIMPCPIVRDHDGLALSSRNVYLSSEERVSALKLPQALNTIQKAIARGERDSAKLINLGLEVLQGLKVHYLSVCDRQLVPLSQIEANQTLILAAVQVGRVRLLDNLWV
- the pyrF gene encoding orotidine-5'-phosphate decarboxylase, whose amino-acid sequence is MQLCLALDLSEKKACLDLLAQLRGLELWIKLGLRGFVREGPQFVQEIQNMGFKVFLDLKLHDINYTMQEAALECAKLGVEMITLHASAGESALKSVVEKMRALSRAPLLMGVTILTSLDSQEVEQVYHAPLQTQALHLAQLCFKSGLDGVVCSVLESLAIKQATKADFLTLTPGIRPNLQDSQDQKRVGTIQDALQARADFIVVGRPIYNHPKPAEFVAQILEQIGGLHASMH
- the kdsA gene encoding 3-deoxy-8-phosphooctulonate synthase — its product is MPTLESIAQALKPLADDPRIDFYFKASFDKANRTSLESYRGPGLQKGLEMLDHIKSKFGYKLLTDIHESTQAGAVAEVVDVLQIPAFLCRQTDLIVAAAKTKRTLNIKKGQFMHPKDMQYSALKALNTRAKQAYKTPNYEACLEHGIYLCERGASFGYGNLVVDMRSLVIMRAFAPVIFDATHSVQMPGGAQGKSGGDSSFVPCLARASAAVGVDGFFMETHLSPENALSDGPNMIPTAQLAPLVEDLLTLQACLQHH
- the ribH gene encoding 6,7-dimethyl-8-ribityllumazine synthase, with amino-acid sequence MAEFKNIEGKLCLKGEEKVAILASRFNHLVSDRLVEGALDNFKRHGGNLAHLSVVRVPGAYELPFVLDRLLCSKNYDGVCVLGAVIRGATPHFDYVSAEATKGIANTTLKYGLPVSFGLLTTDSIEQALERAGTKAGNKGFEAMQTLIELLNLYPQI
- the nusB gene encoding transcription antitermination factor NusB, which gives rise to MATRSQVREAVVSLLYAYESGNEAMLKSAPDFFTQKKIKNAQQRFALDLLEGTLEHLPSLDNALTPLLKDWDLARIGSMERAILRLGAYEILHTPTNPVVVINEAIELSKNYGEDNAPKLINAILDALCKQKSH
- a CDS encoding MFS transporter, coding for MRHYLRIIILLAFSSFCLGVAEFIVSGILTQLSVYYGVSDSQVGNLATLYALGVVVGAPIVSVLISSFNYRNQLIFTLGLFSLSNAIMFVSSSLWVALVARFIGGLMHGLFFVIATIISIKVAPKSKTTMALSLMVSGLTIALVTGVPIGILVSKHYGLLAPFLLIACVSFLVALCALFVMPKLGSKQANFKNLWVAFGFAPVWQGFLVTAFSCGSMFVVYIYLRVLLEQHGFSPVSIANAYLFFGIAAIVGNLFGGKLADLRGFFASLSFLLTMQILALSAMSFSYYLPKWVLIANVMGFGFFGFACIAPLKMLCNHLARIFTPHTQNDTIALNEASFNVGITFASLAGGLVAHLNVNFNGLCAALFALSALSILSFGIKKASFHVK
- a CDS encoding ABC-F family ATP-binding cassette domain-containing protein, producing MLQATQVSMRYATKKLFENVNLKLDAHKRYGLIGANGAGKSTFLKILAGEIEPSSGEISIVSGLRLGVLGQDQYAFEEFSLKDAVLMGNKILYDALKEKEKLYAEADLSDDKVNARLAELEMICVQEDPLYECEVVVEKILEDLGIPASRHNDLMQSLPSSDKFKILLAQVLFPKPDILLLDEPTNNLDLNAIAWLEENLKRHEGTMVIISHDRHFLNAVCTHILDLDFNTLREFSGNYDDWYIASTLIAKQKEAERNKKLKEKEELERFIARFSANASKARQATSRQKQLEKLDIQSIEVSSRRDPSIVFKPHRTIGNEALECSQISKSYGDLVVLNKVSLKIAPKDKIALIGPNGVGKSTLCKILVEELAPDSGSIKWGATTQRGYFPQDVSESIQGEESLYQWLFNFNKKIESGEVRNALGRMLFSGAEQEKSVSALSGGEKHRMVLSKIMLERGNFLVLDEPTNHLDLEAIIALGEALYKFEGAVICVSHDRELISAYANRIIELLPTNKGAKVLDFKGSYEEYLDSKGD